CTGTGCGCTGGGATCAGagactccacactcccatgtacatCCTACTCGCCAACTTCTCCTTCCTGGAGATCTGCTATGTCACCTCCACTGTGCCCAACATGTTGGCCAATTTCCTTTCTGAGACCAAAGTCATCTCCTTCTCTGGGTGCTTTCTCcaattctactttttcttctccctGGGTTCTACAGAAAGCTTTTTCTTGGCAGTTATGGCGTTTGATCGATACCTTGCAATCTGCCAGCCTCTACACTATCCAACCATTATGACTGGATGTCTCTGCACCAATCTTGTGGTCAATTGCTGGATATTTGGTTTCCTCTGGTTTTTGTTTCCTATTATCATCATTTCCCAAATGGCCTTTTGTGGATCCAGGATTATTGACCACTTCCTATGTGACCCAGGTCCTCTTCTAGCACTCACTTGCAAAAGAGCTCCTGTGATGGAGCTTGTCTTCTCTACCTTAAGTCCTCTGCCCCTCATTATTCTCCTTCTTTTCATCATGGGGTCCTACACCCTTGTCCTAAGAGCTGTACTAAGAGTCCCCTCAGCAGCTGGGAAAAGAAAAGCCTTCTCTACCTGTGGGTCTCATCTGGCTGTGGTTTCACTTTTCTATGGCTCAGTACTGGTCATGTATGGGAGTCTATCATCTCAGAAAGAAGATGGAATGCAGAAAATTGTGACCCTATTTTACTCTGTCATGACCCCACTCCTTAACCCAGTGATATACAGTCTTAGgaacaaagatatgaaaagagCCCTGCAGAAATTTCTGGGAATACAAAAAACAATGTTAATCAAAAAGACCCTTGAGCAATATTAAACTCATATTTAACCTCTTtttcagatttaaaaagaaaaaaactggtgTCATTCATATAATTGTTCATCCTAGTATTGATCCAAAACCTTAGTCACCTGTGAGTCTGCTTCTACTGTCTctttcttctctgagtttttgagcatttactactatatcttagtgtgcctcatttttttttttttttgaatgcagGATATTGCATTTAAAAAATTCCACAGACATTGTGTGTAGTAACCCAACCAAGAAAAGGTTTTCTTTTAGCAGATTGATAGAGTTAGATATTTTAATCCCacttaaaagttatttttatgtgttttaaagACGGTCCATATCAGTTTTGATCTTTCTCCTGGGATATGGCCCTTACTTAGGAAAATGGCCTTCCCACGATCTCAACTGAAGCCTGTTCTGTGTAACAGGGCCACTCCTGTTTAGTGTGCCCTCACTCCTATTTCACCCTGTGACTCCTGAAATCTCTGCTATATCCTCAGACTCTCGGTTTCTGTTGTCTGCTAGATTTTTTGAAGTCTCATCTTGCATATTaacagcttcaaaaaaaaaaaaaaaaaaacccaaacccactgagttgattccaactcatagcaaccccagaggtcagagtagaactgccccatagggtttccaagtagcagctagtggattcgaattgctgaccttttcgttatcagccaagctcttaaccattactccaccagggctccatgaagagttaaaaaatgaaaagcaaatccATTACCAACAAGTGCACCCCATAGGAATCCAAAAATGCCTTGAGGGAAGATTTCACCCATCTCTGTGGTATGCCTATCTCAAGAATTTGTTCCTttcgaaaacctagaaaaaaatggatgaatttctcaAAGcttactacctacctaaactaacacaaacaaaggtagaacaactaaataaacccatgacacaagaagacattgaaaggtaattaaaaactcccagaaaaaatccctggcctggacagcttcactggagagttctatcaaactttcagaggacagttaacaccactactacgaaATGTAttgcagagcatagaaaaggatggaatgctcccaaatgcattctatgaagccagcatattcctgataccaaaaccaggtaaagacaccacaaaaaaagaaaattacgaacctatatcccttatgaacttagaagaaaatatcctcaacaaaattctagccaatagaattcaacaacatatcgaggcggagccaagatggcggactaggcagatgctacctcggatccctcttacaacaaagacacggaaaaacaagtgaatcgatcacatacataacaatctacgaaccctaaacaacaaacacagatttagagacggagaatgaacaaatacggggaagcagcgattgtttccagagcctggagccagcgtaccagtcaggtacggcacaagcacagagagctgctccaccccactgaactaaccccaggagggggaccagccggttccgcgggagGCGTGGGaagcagccggtaggagaagtccccgggaggcagggactggtcttggaacggggagagcagcgtcccagccggggaaccatcccgcccaggatttggactggacgcaggtatggcataaacacggagagctgctccacccccctgaactaaccccgggagggggaccagccggttccgcaggcagcgtgggacacagccggtaggagaagtccctgggaggcagcgactggtattggagcggggagagcagcgtcccagccgggacactcggtcatggcacaagcacggggagct
The window above is part of the Loxodonta africana isolate mLoxAfr1 chromosome 10, mLoxAfr1.hap2, whole genome shotgun sequence genome. Proteins encoded here:
- the LOC100661515 gene encoding olfactory receptor 11G2-like produces the protein MKIFNTPNNSKNITGFILMGFPCPREGQILLFVLFSVVYLMTIVGNSSIICAVRWDQRLHTPMYILLANFSFLEICYVTSTVPNMLANFLSETKVISFSGCFLQFYFFFSLGSTESFFLAVMAFDRYLAICQPLHYPTIMTGCLCTNLVVNCWIFGFLWFLFPIIIISQMAFCGSRIIDHFLCDPGPLLALTCKRAPVMELVFSTLSPLPLIILLLFIMGSYTLVLRAVLRVPSAAGKRKAFSTCGSHLAVVSLFYGSVLVMYGSLSSQKEDGMQKIVTLFYSVMTPLLNPVIYSLRNKDMKRALQKFLGIQKTMLIKKTLEQY